In the genome of Polaribacter atrinae, one region contains:
- a CDS encoding RagB/SusD family nutrient uptake outer membrane protein → MKKIYYILITIIFVTTSCELTEVLDNDPPNNLVPENVVKNQTDLEALLNGVYSTIVSRTTSYYYHEFETMPSALVGTMSQSGFGAANDDIRDNTVDFENTVVKNYWNIVYQVVNQANNVIEQANILSEEEISEANRAKVLGEAKFLRAMASFDILRYFGQYWDESSIYGIVLRTSPSNFVTRSKARSTVLESYSQIYSDLEEAIATAPDFSVSYRASKTAAKALKARVLLYNGKYSEAASVADMVITESTRSLEPTFEEAFTKGISSTEMILMTYRDVNSDIDQNNRKRFYSGRAISTGWFKTLITGDPRESFTYSGTAINKVNQTSTFRPTYYLRLAEMYLIKAEGLANSGESLLNSKAALDIIRNRAGTGDSPASTIAALKDDIFEEYVKELAYENGSVWAASIRFDKIMSLKSSVISSNQYILPIPEEEIIGNGEVNLDDQNPGYE, encoded by the coding sequence ATGAAAAAAATATATTATATACTAATTACAATCATATTTGTTACCACATCTTGTGAATTAACAGAGGTATTAGATAATGATCCGCCAAATAATTTAGTTCCAGAAAATGTGGTTAAAAACCAGACAGATCTAGAAGCGCTCCTTAATGGGGTTTATAGTACCATAGTTTCTAGAACAACATCTTATTATTATCATGAATTTGAAACAATGCCAAGTGCTTTAGTAGGAACAATGTCACAAAGTGGTTTTGGAGCTGCAAATGATGATATTAGAGACAATACTGTCGATTTTGAAAACACAGTCGTTAAAAATTATTGGAATATTGTTTATCAAGTAGTAAATCAGGCTAATAATGTTATTGAGCAAGCAAATATTTTATCTGAAGAAGAAATTTCGGAGGCCAATAGAGCAAAGGTTCTTGGTGAGGCTAAATTTTTGAGAGCAATGGCAAGTTTTGATATTCTTCGTTATTTTGGACAATATTGGGATGAATCAAGTATTTATGGTATTGTACTTAGAACATCCCCATCTAATTTTGTTACAAGATCTAAAGCTAGAAGTACCGTGTTAGAGTCTTATAGTCAGATCTATTCAGACTTAGAAGAAGCCATTGCAACTGCACCAGACTTTTCTGTTTCTTACAGAGCTTCAAAAACAGCGGCAAAAGCATTAAAAGCTAGAGTTTTACTTTATAATGGTAAGTACTCAGAAGCTGCTTCTGTTGCAGATATGGTAATTACAGAAAGTACTAGGTCTTTAGAACCAACGTTTGAAGAAGCATTTACGAAGGGCATAAGCTCTACAGAAATGATTTTAATGACCTATAGAGATGTTAATTCAGATATAGATCAGAATAACAGAAAGCGCTTCTATTCTGGTAGAGCAATTTCTACGGGGTGGTTTAAGACTTTAATAACAGGAGATCCAAGAGAAAGTTTTACGTATAGTGGCACAGCTATTAATAAAGTAAATCAAACTTCTACATTTAGACCAACGTATTATTTGCGTTTAGCAGAAATGTATTTGATAAAAGCAGAAGGATTGGCTAATAGTGGTGAATCTTTATTAAATAGTAAAGCGGCATTAGATATTATTAGAAATAGAGCCGGTACAGGAGATTCTCCTGCATCAACTATAGCAGCTTTAAAAGATGATATTTTTGAAGAATATGTAAAAGAATTAGCATATGAAAATGGTTCGGTTTGGGCTGCGTCCATTCGTTTTGATAAAATTATGTCTTTAAAATCTTCAGTAATATCTAGCAATCAATACATTTTACCAATTCCTGAGGAGGAAATTATAGGAAATGGAGAAGTTAATTTAGACGATCAAAATCCGGGGTACGAATAA
- a CDS encoding SusC/RagA family TonB-linked outer membrane protein: protein MKLTGILLLFTLFQMNANDTYSQSKKISLELKSSTIEDVLEEIERKTDINFFFKNSELNLSEKIDIKADKVSVKKILELLFKDSNIKFETFNKQVILREDLKNPTTFKVSNKIVVQQKTVKGTITDQYGTPLYGATILIKGTKIATSTDFDGKYTINLTDKATTLVITYVGFREKQVVIRNRTKIDVLLQEDETGLDEIVVIGYGKVKKEELTGSVGTVDMKKIVSQAPTVNLDNALQGQVAGVNVTSANGQPGAAARIRIRGTTSLLGSNQPLYVIDGIPVVTSSNIPVGGTEGGNLGRSLDQQGISTPIGNINTADIESISILKDASAAAIYGSRAANGVIIITTKGGSYNKKPVFDVSLTNSFQNAQTLNVLNAAQFKNVWTTAVSEGTTNNAYTASVLDGSYFGDTDTNWEDEVGPGSPMSTNFNINVSGGTEKTKYNTALGVNQQEGVYEGSGFDRYSFNLNLDTEVSDIWKFGSRVSLSYSDQESVDGGITQRSYSFRPDLPVFDEDGNYTFSPQYNSENPVALSKSKNSNSTLFVLGSFFSELELMKDLKFKTSVSVNYNAGHQYSFYPKFTFTGGWRRTGGDGDGYAQDSRSEISSTLFQNELTYTKNIDDKHHLTGLAVVSFEKQKSDFTKAFGTGFSNDVLSNVISATVSTGGSSYSTNYGLESYIGRFDYDFASKYYVTLTGRLDGSSKFAVDNRYAFFPSAALAWRLSKESFLENADFIDELKLRTSIGKTGQQDFGPYAWRTLFDTSFYGGESAIILSQLGNDKLKWETSNQFDLGLDFSLFKGKLTGEMGYYTKKTIDALFTTYSPGSSGESRTIANIGDTRNSGLELKLNGVIVENDNFSWDMGLIVSSNKNKLVRIVDDFKNEDGFLTGFPGGGILKEGSAIGLIYGYRAEGIFQNQEDIDALNTASSTGIYQKANTSPGDLRFKDLTGPNGVPDGIITNLDQEVIGNAQADFFGSISSNFRYKGFTLSTFFTYSVGNDLQAFNLARDTNFSSTYIGENKVTSVLNAWTPENTGSSIPRIVYGDPNDNDRISSHYVYDASYIRLKNVNLSYSFSKRVLDKFKYIKSLSLQFSAQNLWTVTSYPGADPEASNLYNNDISSGRDNNRYPLAKVFTTGVRIGF from the coding sequence ATGAAACTCACAGGAATACTACTCTTATTTACTTTGTTTCAAATGAATGCAAATGACACGTATTCACAAAGTAAAAAGATATCTTTAGAACTAAAATCCAGTACTATAGAAGATGTTCTTGAGGAGATAGAACGTAAAACAGATATTAATTTTTTCTTTAAAAATTCAGAACTTAATTTAAGTGAAAAAATAGATATTAAAGCTGACAAGGTAAGTGTAAAAAAAATACTAGAATTACTTTTTAAAGACTCTAATATAAAATTTGAAACATTTAATAAACAAGTTATACTTAGAGAAGATTTAAAAAATCCAACGACATTTAAAGTGTCAAACAAAATTGTAGTTCAGCAAAAAACAGTTAAAGGTACTATTACAGATCAATATGGTACTCCACTATATGGAGCAACTATCTTAATTAAAGGAACTAAAATTGCTACAAGTACAGATTTTGATGGAAAATATACTATTAATTTAACAGACAAAGCAACAACGCTAGTTATAACTTACGTTGGTTTTAGAGAAAAACAAGTCGTAATAAGAAACAGAACAAAAATAGATGTTCTGTTGCAAGAAGACGAAACTGGATTAGATGAAATTGTAGTTATTGGTTACGGGAAAGTAAAAAAAGAAGAATTAACAGGTTCTGTTGGTACTGTAGATATGAAGAAAATAGTTTCTCAGGCACCTACAGTTAATTTAGACAATGCTTTACAAGGGCAGGTTGCTGGTGTTAATGTAACTAGTGCAAATGGGCAACCAGGTGCGGCGGCTAGAATAAGGATTAGAGGAACAACTTCTTTATTAGGGTCAAACCAACCATTATATGTGATTGATGGGATTCCTGTTGTAACATCAAGTAATATCCCTGTTGGAGGGACTGAAGGAGGGAACTTAGGTAGGTCTTTAGATCAACAAGGTATTAGTACTCCAATTGGTAATATTAATACAGCAGATATAGAATCTATAAGTATATTAAAGGATGCTTCTGCAGCTGCAATTTATGGGTCTAGAGCTGCTAATGGGGTTATTATAATTACAACAAAAGGAGGTAGTTATAATAAAAAACCTGTTTTTGATGTTAGTTTAACAAATAGTTTTCAAAATGCTCAAACTCTAAATGTTTTAAATGCGGCACAATTTAAAAATGTATGGACCACAGCTGTTTCAGAAGGGACTACAAATAACGCTTATACCGCAAGTGTTTTAGATGGTTCTTATTTTGGTGATACAGATACAAATTGGGAAGATGAAGTTGGTCCGGGAAGCCCGATGTCTACAAATTTTAATATTAATGTTTCTGGAGGTACTGAAAAGACAAAATATAATACTGCGCTAGGAGTTAATCAGCAAGAAGGAGTTTATGAAGGTTCTGGTTTTGATCGTTATTCTTTTAATTTAAATTTAGATACAGAGGTAAGTGATATTTGGAAGTTTGGTTCTAGGGTTTCACTTTCTTATTCTGATCAAGAATCTGTAGATGGAGGTATTACCCAAAGATCTTATAGCTTTAGACCAGATTTACCTGTGTTTGATGAAGACGGTAACTATACGTTTTCTCCACAATATAACTCAGAAAATCCAGTAGCACTTTCTAAATCAAAAAATAGCAATTCAACTTTATTTGTTTTAGGTTCATTTTTCTCTGAATTAGAATTGATGAAAGATTTAAAATTTAAAACATCAGTTTCTGTAAATTATAATGCAGGCCATCAATATAGTTTTTATCCAAAATTTACTTTTACAGGTGGATGGAGAAGAACAGGTGGAGATGGAGACGGTTACGCACAAGATAGTAGAAGTGAGATTTCTAGTACACTTTTTCAGAATGAATTAACTTATACGAAGAATATTGATGATAAGCACCATCTTACAGGTTTGGCTGTAGTATCTTTTGAAAAGCAAAAAAGTGATTTTACAAAAGCTTTTGGAACAGGTTTTTCTAATGATGTATTATCTAATGTAATTAGTGCTACAGTTTCTACAGGTGGTTCCTCTTATAGTACAAATTATGGTTTAGAATCTTATATTGGTAGATTTGATTATGATTTTGCAAGTAAATATTATGTAACACTAACAGGAAGGTTAGATGGTTCATCTAAATTTGCTGTAGACAATAGATATGCTTTTTTCCCTTCAGCTGCATTAGCATGGAGGTTGTCTAAAGAATCTTTTTTAGAAAATGCAGATTTTATAGATGAGCTTAAGTTAAGAACAAGTATAGGTAAAACTGGGCAGCAAGATTTTGGTCCTTATGCATGGAGAACTTTGTTTGATACTTCTTTTTATGGAGGAGAATCTGCAATTATTTTATCTCAATTAGGAAACGATAAATTAAAATGGGAAACAAGTAATCAATTTGATTTAGGTTTAGATTTCTCTCTTTTTAAAGGGAAATTAACAGGAGAAATGGGGTACTATACTAAAAAGACTATAGATGCATTGTTTACCACGTATTCTCCAGGAAGTTCTGGAGAGAGTAGAACAATTGCAAATATTGGAGATACAAGAAACTCAGGTTTAGAACTAAAGTTAAATGGCGTTATAGTTGAGAATGATAATTTTAGTTGGGATATGGGTTTAATCGTCTCTTCTAATAAAAATAAGTTGGTAAGAATTGTAGACGACTTTAAAAACGAAGATGGTTTTTTAACAGGTTTTCCTGGTGGAGGAATTTTAAAAGAAGGTAGTGCTATAGGGTTAATTTATGGATATAGAGCGGAAGGTATTTTTCAAAACCAAGAAGATATTGATGCTTTAAATACAGCATCTTCAACAGGAATCTATCAAAAAGCAAATACATCACCAGGAGACTTAAGGTTTAAAGATTTAACTGGGCCCAATGGAGTACCTGATGGAATTATTACAAATTTAGATCAAGAAGTAATAGGGAATGCTCAAGCAGATTTCTTTGGTTCTATTTCATCTAATTTTAGATATAAAGGCTTTACTTTATCTACTTTCTTTACCTACTCTGTTGGTAACGATTTACAAGCGTTTAACCTTGCAAGAGATACCAATTTTTCAAGTACATATATTGGAGAGAATAAAGTAACTTCAGTATTAAATGCATGGACACCAGAAAATACAGGTAGTTCAATTCCAAGAATTGTTTACGGAGACCCTAATGATAATGATAGAATATCTAGTCATTATGTATATGATGCTTCTTACATTCGTCTAAAGAATGTTAATTTATCATATTCGTTTTCTAAAAGAGTGTTAGATAAATTTAAATATATTAAAAGTTTGTCTCTTCAGTTTTCTGCTCAAAATTTATGGACAGTTACAAGTTACCCTGGTGCAGACCCAGAAGCTTCTAATTTATATAATAATGATATTAGTTCAGGAAGAGATAATAACCGTTATCCATTAGCAAAAGTTTTTACAACTGGAGTTAGAATTGGATTTTAA
- a CDS encoding FecR family protein, whose protein sequence is MEINRLIERFLKGECSPEEISILNDFFKGKQIKELDKEFLETWNSKDEEVSLKLKEDIVWNKLKGKIVEKEDTKFLKTSVKYRLLMLLKYAAILIGVISTVFYVYNSTKLKENSRKEEFVKIRLSDGSIKSFKIKNNIDTLRGSKDKIATLKGNKLIYFTKDKINKSKELAYNELSVPYGKKFQLVLSDGSQIYLNSGSSLKYPEEFMKGQKREVYLEGEGYFKISKNKEEAFIVNTNKVSTQVYGTEFNITSYENEEKVNVVLVEGSVGVYNKSNNNKERKLKPDQIASYSKIDHKMKVDFVDIDSHIAWIDNVLLFKNEKFSVILKKLERHYGVEFIDNTKNFTNVRFTGRFEVESIEEVLNTINKVLNFKYTKNNNQIIINP, encoded by the coding sequence ATGGAAATAAATCGATTGATAGAAAGATTTTTGAAGGGAGAATGTTCTCCTGAAGAAATTTCTATTTTAAATGATTTTTTTAAGGGAAAACAAATAAAAGAGCTTGATAAAGAGTTTTTAGAAACCTGGAATTCTAAAGATGAAGAAGTTTCATTAAAATTAAAAGAAGATATTGTTTGGAATAAATTAAAAGGTAAAATAGTGGAAAAAGAAGATACTAAGTTTTTAAAGACTTCAGTTAAATACCGCTTGCTTATGTTGCTAAAATACGCTGCAATTTTAATTGGTGTTATTAGTACCGTTTTTTATGTTTATAATTCTACAAAATTAAAAGAGAACAGTAGAAAAGAAGAGTTTGTTAAAATTAGATTATCAGATGGTTCTATAAAATCGTTTAAGATAAAAAATAACATCGATACGTTAAGAGGAAGCAAAGATAAAATAGCAACATTAAAAGGAAATAAATTAATCTATTTTACAAAAGATAAGATTAATAAATCTAAAGAATTAGCTTACAACGAGTTATCTGTTCCTTATGGTAAAAAGTTTCAACTTGTACTTTCAGATGGATCTCAAATATATCTAAATTCAGGATCTTCTTTAAAATATCCTGAAGAATTTATGAAAGGACAAAAACGAGAAGTGTATTTAGAAGGGGAAGGGTATTTCAAAATTTCAAAAAACAAAGAAGAAGCTTTTATTGTAAATACAAATAAAGTAAGCACACAAGTCTACGGAACAGAATTTAATATTACCTCTTACGAGAATGAAGAAAAGGTAAACGTTGTTTTAGTAGAAGGTAGTGTTGGAGTTTATAATAAATCAAACAACAACAAAGAGCGTAAATTAAAACCCGATCAAATAGCTTCTTATTCTAAAATAGATCATAAAATGAAGGTTGATTTTGTAGATATAGATAGCCATATAGCATGGATTGATAACGTGCTGTTATTTAAAAATGAAAAATTTAGTGTTATTCTAAAAAAATTAGAAAGACATTATGGAGTTGAGTTTATAGATAATACTAAAAACTTTACAAACGTACGGTTCACAGGAAGATTTGAAGTAGAATCTATTGAAGAAGTGTTAAATACAATAAATAAAGTACTCAACTTTAAGTATACAAAAAATAACAATCAAATAATTATTAACCCTTAA
- a CDS encoding RNA polymerase sigma factor: MSLEVEIINGDKNALEKAYRLHFKKVYSVAKKYAGNGVDAEDVVQEVFIKLWKNRDKISVEISLEHQLFVISKNLVFNLLREKVNRQKLLSKFKVEKVNDAIQADDLSLDRLIKINKSVSRLPKKQQIIFKMYRFDGLTYDEIATSLNISKNTVSSHLNSAMSFLKKDCL, from the coding sequence ATGTCTTTAGAAGTTGAAATTATAAATGGTGATAAAAATGCTTTAGAGAAAGCATACCGTTTGCATTTCAAAAAAGTATATTCTGTAGCTAAAAAATACGCTGGTAATGGTGTAGATGCAGAAGATGTTGTACAAGAGGTGTTTATTAAATTATGGAAAAATAGAGATAAAATTAGTGTCGAAATTTCATTAGAACATCAACTATTTGTAATATCTAAGAACTTGGTTTTTAATTTGTTAAGAGAGAAGGTGAATCGGCAAAAATTATTGTCAAAATTTAAAGTCGAAAAAGTAAATGATGCAATTCAAGCAGATGATCTTTCTCTAGATAGGCTGATTAAAATTAATAAAAGTGTAAGTAGGCTTCCTAAAAAACAGCAAATTATTTTTAAAATGTATCGTTTTGATGGCCTGACATATGATGAAATAGCAACTTCATTAAATATTTCTAAGAATACAGTTTCATCTCATTTAAATTCTGCAATGAGTTTTCTTAAGAAAGATTGCTTATAA